Proteins from a single region of Chryseobacterium sp. W4I1:
- a CDS encoding RNA polymerase sigma factor has translation MKIKDAEIISLMQNPRTQEKGVRALMDAYQSRLYWHIRRIIVDGDLAQDTLQETFIKAYQNFHQFKNDSQLYTWLYRIATNEALQQVNKMKKMQKTDEDPEYYMQNLVADNTAGDAEEIQLLLQNAIQSLPEKQKLVFMMRYYDDLPYEEISKIVDMSVGTLKTNYHYAKQKIEEFIKENYEK, from the coding sequence ATGAAGATTAAGGACGCGGAAATTATTTCGTTGATGCAGAATCCACGGACCCAGGAAAAAGGGGTACGTGCCTTGATGGATGCTTATCAGAGCAGGTTGTACTGGCATATCAGAAGAATTATTGTAGATGGAGATCTTGCCCAGGATACGCTGCAGGAGACATTTATTAAAGCTTATCAGAATTTTCACCAGTTCAAAAATGACAGCCAGCTGTATACCTGGCTTTACAGGATTGCCACCAACGAGGCATTACAGCAGGTCAACAAGATGAAGAAAATGCAGAAGACGGATGAAGATCCGGAGTATTATATGCAGAATCTGGTAGCAGACAATACAGCAGGAGATGCTGAAGAAATACAGCTGCTGCTCCAAAACGCTATACAAAGCCTGCCTGAAAAGCAGAAACTGGTATTTATGATGCGGTATTATGATGATCTGCCTTATGAAGAGATATCTAAAATTGTAGATATGTCTGTAGGGACTTTAAAGACGAATTATCATTATGCCAAACAGAAAATAGAAGAATTTATTAAAGAAAATTACGAAAAATAA
- a CDS encoding Rossmann-like and DUF2520 domain-containing protein translates to MQIVIIGSGNVAYHMAKAFSLKKIPLLQIFGRNGEELKKISQELDVPYSTEHLEDADLYIICVSDASVENVSKVITKKDALVAHTSGSLPKEILSGEYRKSSFYPLQTFSKSKELDYEKIPFFIETENERDKEILFDLASKISQNVMESNHEKRKYIHLTAVFACNFVNHLFARAKEISDSQEIPFSYFLPLIDETVKKIHEIEPKDAQTGPAVRNDVRVLELHEQLLKDESLEIYKTMNHSIQKMYEL, encoded by the coding sequence ATGCAAATTGTAATCATAGGTTCCGGAAATGTGGCCTACCATATGGCAAAAGCTTTCAGTCTTAAAAAAATTCCATTGCTGCAGATTTTTGGCAGAAATGGAGAAGAACTGAAGAAAATCTCTCAAGAACTGGATGTCCCATATTCTACGGAACATCTGGAGGATGCGGATCTGTACATCATCTGTGTAAGTGATGCTTCTGTGGAAAATGTATCTAAGGTTATCACCAAAAAGGACGCACTGGTTGCCCACACTTCAGGATCTCTTCCCAAAGAAATTCTATCGGGGGAATACAGAAAATCAAGCTTTTATCCTTTGCAGACTTTTTCAAAATCGAAAGAGCTTGATTACGAAAAGATCCCATTTTTCATAGAAACTGAAAATGAAAGGGATAAGGAGATTCTTTTTGATCTTGCTTCCAAAATTTCACAAAATGTAATGGAAAGCAACCACGAAAAGAGAAAATATATTCATCTTACAGCTGTTTTTGCCTGCAATTTCGTTAATCATCTTTTTGCAAGAGCCAAAGAGATTTCTGATTCGCAGGAAATTCCTTTTAGTTATTTTCTGCCTCTTATTGATGAAACAGTGAAGAAAATTCATGAAATTGAACCTAAGGATGCCCAAACAGGACCGGCAGTAAGAAATGATGTAAGAGTGCTGGAATTACATGAGCAGTTATTAAAAGACGAAAGTCTTGAAATTTATAAGACAATGAATCATTCTATTCAGAAAATGTATGAGTTATAA
- a CDS encoding HAD family hydrolase — MSYKEKLKDIKAFVFDVDGVFTDGSVYLMPGGNMCRVMNVLDGYAVVKALKNNYLIGVITGGNDDMVKHRINYLGIDDYYPKSHNKMADFEDFKKKYNLKNEEILTMGDDLPDIHIMENSAIAACPENAVPEVKGISNYISTKKGGSGAVRDVIEQVMKVQGNWHDDNTQSV; from the coding sequence ATGAGTTATAAAGAGAAATTAAAAGATATTAAAGCGTTTGTGTTTGATGTAGACGGAGTATTTACGGATGGAAGTGTGTATCTGATGCCCGGAGGAAATATGTGCAGGGTAATGAATGTCCTGGACGGATACGCTGTTGTTAAAGCATTAAAAAACAATTATTTAATAGGTGTCATTACGGGCGGAAATGATGATATGGTGAAACACAGAATCAATTATCTCGGAATAGATGATTATTATCCAAAATCCCACAATAAGATGGCTGATTTTGAAGATTTTAAAAAGAAATATAATCTTAAAAATGAAGAGATCCTTACGATGGGTGATGATCTTCCGGATATCCATATTATGGAAAACTCTGCAATTGCTGCGTGCCCCGAAAATGCCGTTCCTGAAGTGAAAGGCATATCGAATTACATTTCTACCAAAAAAGGCGGAAGCGGTGCGGTACGTGACGTCATAGAGCAGGTAATGAAGGTTCAGGGGAACTGGCATGATGATAATACCCAATCTGTATAA
- a CDS encoding nucleoside triphosphate pyrophosphatase, whose translation MKLLLASQSPRRKELLTNLGFDFEVVKIDCEEILPEHIKIGEAAAYLSELKARAFRELTADEVLLTADTVVAADGQILGKPKDEKDARQMLRMLSGKTHQVYTGISIKTTDKTITETDVADVEFDEITDDEIDYYVQNYKPFDKAGSYGIQEWLGMAKIRKLSGSFYTIMGLPTHLVYKILKEI comes from the coding sequence ATGAAATTACTTTTAGCATCCCAGTCACCGAGGAGAAAAGAACTGCTTACTAACTTAGGCTTTGATTTTGAAGTGGTGAAAATAGACTGTGAAGAAATTCTTCCTGAGCATATCAAAATAGGAGAAGCCGCAGCCTATCTTTCTGAACTAAAGGCAAGGGCATTCAGAGAATTAACTGCTGATGAAGTTTTATTGACTGCTGATACTGTCGTGGCAGCAGATGGACAAATCCTTGGAAAGCCAAAAGATGAGAAGGATGCCAGACAGATGCTCCGAATGCTTTCCGGGAAAACGCATCAGGTGTACACCGGAATCAGTATAAAAACCACTGATAAAACCATTACAGAAACCGATGTGGCAGATGTAGAATTTGATGAAATTACCGATGATGAAATAGATTATTATGTTCAGAATTATAAACCTTTTGATAAAGCAGGAAGCTATGGCATTCAGGAATGGCTGGGTATGGCAAAGATCAGAAAGCTGAGCGGAAGCTTTTATACAATCATGGGGCTTCCTACCCATTTGGTTTACAAAATTTTGAAGGAAATATAA
- a CDS encoding tetratricopeptide repeat protein: MKKNILFLLIMCLVASCATKIKKPEQRSKFMKGFNTYYNTLFNAKDALNSEFTSRDKGHKDNFYAPYIPILTFEDQPLGSDLGQSAAFAENSMKMAEVNAPSSGRGMPGMPPGKPANGNSPENPDDLQNKGATTLEIAEAKAQKAITKYSVIRSGEEKNKKIFDAYMILVQSRIYQNKAVQALDALNYVFTHMKDDKRLPLARIYQGVAYAKIEDYHKAHETFAKLKGEDINKSYAKLLSIYYAESLLDAGKKEEAATELDRAFELNSDRKLKSRIAYLRGQVSENLGQNDKARESFTQAYKYANDFEFEVKSQIAIAKTFNGKGDYNGAKNYLEGISKKGTYGSRKNEFYYALGLMANKAGKQDEAQQFFRKSLFEKVSDPQVRGLTYYEIGKSYLEKNDYIGAGTYYDSALAVMTYEPSKILLKDQSGYIKKISKNYYLIKKNDSILSLAKMSEPQKTDFFTKYIAKLKAKEEREEQERRRAERSKGFDGGDYSANSIFANNANSFEDFGVTTKGFYFSNTGTISKGTSSFKQIWGDRALSDNWRYSKKMATIEDMKNEALGVTSAPNPRRFEATYYIEQIPTDQEKLGQLKKDRDTASLGLGVMYQNYFTNTPLATKTLYDLVDVKPEEKVMLQALYEIFAMNYQKNPQASERAKQILLADYPYTSYAEFARNPKNNSFVKSSADVENEYKKAYALYESEKFADSRDIIDQTIQKYPKDALIPKFQLLNAFNTGKMSGKEVMILQLEQIALNYSKTPEGIKAKEMLNYLKSELSFQATDNKGNTLPQQPGAPVQPVQNKNNGIPQNPPGNDLNSQLQQSVQNIEVDPKKSNQKSKRPKNSIPDGPPEMSK; the protein is encoded by the coding sequence ATGAAAAAGAATATTTTATTTCTTCTAATCATGTGTCTCGTTGCTTCCTGTGCTACTAAGATCAAAAAGCCGGAACAGCGTTCAAAATTCATGAAAGGATTCAACACCTACTATAATACCCTTTTTAATGCTAAAGACGCGTTAAACAGTGAGTTCACGAGTAGAGATAAGGGACATAAAGACAATTTTTATGCACCTTACATTCCTATTCTTACTTTTGAAGACCAGCCTCTGGGAAGTGATCTGGGGCAATCTGCTGCTTTCGCCGAAAATTCTATGAAAATGGCTGAAGTAAACGCTCCATCTTCAGGAAGGGGAATGCCCGGAATGCCACCAGGTAAGCCTGCTAATGGAAATTCTCCCGAAAATCCAGATGACCTACAGAACAAGGGGGCAACTACTTTAGAAATTGCTGAAGCAAAAGCTCAAAAAGCAATCACCAAATATTCCGTTATCAGAAGCGGCGAAGAAAAAAATAAGAAAATTTTCGATGCTTACATGATCCTTGTACAGTCGAGAATCTACCAAAATAAAGCGGTACAGGCTCTTGATGCACTGAATTATGTTTTCACTCACATGAAGGATGATAAAAGACTTCCTTTGGCAAGAATTTACCAGGGCGTTGCTTATGCGAAGATTGAAGATTATCATAAAGCCCATGAAACTTTTGCCAAGCTGAAAGGGGAGGATATTAATAAAAGCTATGCAAAACTATTGAGCATTTATTATGCTGAATCTCTTCTGGATGCAGGAAAAAAAGAGGAAGCAGCTACTGAACTTGACCGGGCTTTTGAACTGAATTCTGACCGTAAACTAAAGAGCAGAATTGCTTATCTAAGAGGTCAGGTTTCTGAAAACCTGGGCCAAAATGACAAAGCCCGTGAAAGCTTTACACAGGCTTATAAATATGCCAACGATTTTGAATTTGAAGTAAAATCCCAAATTGCTATTGCCAAGACTTTCAATGGGAAAGGAGATTATAACGGGGCGAAAAATTATCTTGAAGGGATCAGTAAAAAAGGAACTTACGGCTCCAGAAAGAATGAATTTTATTATGCTTTAGGTTTAATGGCCAATAAGGCAGGCAAGCAGGATGAAGCTCAGCAGTTTTTCAGGAAATCATTATTTGAGAAAGTTTCTGATCCCCAGGTGAGAGGCCTTACTTATTACGAAATAGGGAAGAGCTATCTTGAAAAAAACGACTACATCGGCGCCGGAACTTATTATGATTCTGCGCTTGCGGTGATGACCTATGAACCTTCAAAAATTCTTTTAAAGGATCAATCCGGATATATCAAGAAGATCTCCAAAAACTATTATCTGATCAAGAAGAATGACAGTATTCTTTCTTTAGCGAAGATGAGTGAACCTCAGAAAACTGACTTTTTCACAAAATATATCGCTAAACTGAAAGCGAAGGAAGAAAGAGAAGAGCAGGAGAGAAGACGGGCAGAAAGAAGCAAAGGTTTTGATGGTGGAGATTACAGTGCCAATTCTATATTTGCCAATAATGCCAATTCTTTTGAAGATTTCGGGGTTACCACGAAAGGCTTTTATTTCAGTAATACGGGAACGATTAGTAAAGGAACTTCTTCGTTTAAACAGATTTGGGGAGACAGGGCACTGTCTGACAACTGGCGTTATTCTAAAAAAATGGCCACTATTGAAGACATGAAAAATGAAGCTCTGGGAGTAACTTCTGCTCCTAACCCGAGACGTTTTGAAGCAACCTACTATATTGAGCAAATCCCTACTGATCAGGAAAAATTGGGGCAATTAAAGAAAGACAGGGATACCGCTTCTCTTGGCTTGGGCGTGATGTACCAGAACTATTTTACGAATACTCCTTTAGCCACAAAAACTTTATATGATCTTGTTGATGTAAAACCTGAGGAAAAAGTAATGCTTCAGGCTCTCTATGAAATATTTGCCATGAATTATCAGAAGAATCCGCAGGCGTCAGAAAGAGCGAAACAGATTCTTTTGGCGGATTATCCTTATACTTCTTATGCAGAATTTGCAAGAAATCCTAAAAATAACTCATTTGTAAAGTCTTCTGCAGATGTTGAAAATGAGTATAAAAAAGCATACGCTCTATATGAATCTGAGAAATTTGCTGATAGCCGGGATATTATAGACCAGACTATACAAAAGTATCCCAAAGATGCCCTAATCCCAAAATTTCAGCTATTAAATGCTTTTAATACAGGTAAAATGAGCGGAAAAGAAGTCATGATCCTACAGCTTGAACAAATAGCTTTAAATTATTCCAAAACACCGGAAGGTATAAAGGCTAAGGAAATGCTGAATTATCTGAAAAGTGAACTTTCTTTTCAGGCTACAGACAATAAGGGAAATACTCTTCCACAACAGCCGGGAGCCCCCGTACAGCCTGTACAGAATAAAAATAACGGTATTCCACAGAATCCACCCGGAAATGATCTGAACAGCCAGCTTCAGCAGTCTGTACAAAATATAGAGGTTGATCCTAAAAAATCAAACCAAAAATCAAAAAGGCCCAAGAATAGTATTCCTGATGGCCCTCCTGAGATGTCAAAATAA
- the tsaB gene encoding tRNA (adenosine(37)-N6)-threonylcarbamoyltransferase complex dimerization subunit type 1 TsaB, with the protein MKILYLETSSKNCSVAISDDENLLCLCEEVSENYKQSESLHTYVEWALEGAGLTMKDIEAVSLGKGPGSYTGLRIGAASAKGFCYGLKVPLIAVNSLESMIEPFLSENYDYIVPLIDARRMEVYTGVYDGNTGKELSRTEAKILDETSFEEFKDKKVVFVGDGAKKAKEILDLPQADFRDDLYPSAQYLIKKTIEKINQKDFEDIAYFEPFYLKDFHGVKKKKSED; encoded by the coding sequence ATGAAAATCCTATATCTGGAAACCTCTTCCAAAAACTGTTCTGTAGCTATTTCAGATGATGAAAATCTCTTATGTCTCTGCGAAGAAGTTTCGGAAAACTATAAGCAGTCTGAGAGCCTTCATACTTATGTAGAATGGGCACTGGAGGGTGCGGGGCTCACCATGAAAGATATTGAGGCTGTTTCGCTGGGTAAAGGACCGGGTTCTTATACCGGATTGAGAATTGGAGCAGCTTCAGCAAAAGGTTTCTGTTATGGACTGAAAGTTCCGCTGATAGCTGTAAATTCGTTAGAAAGCATGATAGAGCCTTTTTTAAGTGAAAACTATGATTATATAGTGCCATTGATCGATGCAAGGAGGATGGAGGTCTATACGGGCGTTTATGATGGCAATACTGGAAAAGAATTGTCCCGGACCGAAGCGAAGATTTTAGATGAAACTTCGTTCGAAGAATTTAAAGATAAAAAAGTGGTTTTTGTAGGTGACGGCGCAAAGAAAGCGAAAGAAATCCTGGATCTTCCTCAGGCAGATTTCAGAGATGATTTATATCCTTCCGCACAATACCTGATCAAAAAGACCATCGAAAAGATAAATCAAAAAGACTTTGAAGATATAGCCTATTTTGAACCGTTCTATCTCAAAGATTTCCATGGGGTAAAGAAAAAGAAAAGCGAAGATTAA
- a CDS encoding SDR family NAD(P)-dependent oxidoreductase, giving the protein MKTILITGATSGIGKSTAELLAKQGNRMIICGRRNEVLESVKAELSQYTEIFSLLFDVRNLEEVEKAINSLPEEWKAIDVLINNAGNAHGLEPLSSGNTADWDSMIDGNVKGLLYVSKMIIPSMKERNTGHIVNISSVAARQTYANGTVYCATKKAVDVISDGMRLELTEFGIKVTNIQPGAVETDFSLVRFKGDSERASTVYAGYEALKAEDIADAIAYCVNAPKHVMVSYMTIYPSAQSEPRTIYRK; this is encoded by the coding sequence ATGAAAACAATACTCATCACCGGAGCTACCTCCGGAATAGGAAAATCAACTGCCGAGCTACTGGCAAAACAGGGAAACAGAATGATTATCTGTGGCAGGAGAAATGAAGTTTTAGAATCAGTAAAAGCTGAACTTTCCCAGTACACCGAAATATTTAGTTTATTATTTGATGTAAGGAATCTGGAAGAAGTTGAAAAAGCAATCAATTCGCTTCCTGAAGAATGGAAAGCTATTGATGTTTTGATCAATAATGCTGGAAATGCTCACGGTTTAGAGCCTCTTTCTTCCGGAAATACAGCGGATTGGGATTCCATGATCGATGGGAATGTAAAAGGACTTCTATATGTTTCCAAAATGATTATTCCTTCCATGAAAGAGCGGAATACAGGGCATATTGTAAACATTAGTTCAGTAGCAGCAAGACAGACCTATGCTAATGGTACGGTATACTGCGCAACTAAAAAAGCAGTTGATGTAATTTCTGATGGAATGCGTTTGGAGCTTACAGAATTCGGGATCAAAGTGACCAACATTCAGCCGGGAGCTGTGGAAACAGATTTTTCTCTGGTAAGGTTTAAAGGAGATAGTGAAAGGGCGTCTACCGTATATGCGGGATATGAAGCATTAAAAGCTGAAGATATTGCTGATGCCATTGCTTACTGCGTAAATGCTCCAAAACATGTTATGGTTTCATATATGACTATTTATCCAAGTGCACAGAGTGAACCGAGAACCATTTACAGAAAATAG
- a CDS encoding YraN family protein translates to MATHNDFGKIAEDLAAEYLQKNGYKVITRNFRFQKAEIDIIAEKEDLIIIVEVKARSTDAFMLPQEAVTKSKIKSIVTAANHYLEEFNRSNEVRFDIISVLPDKKKKLTIEHITDAFEAFDAN, encoded by the coding sequence ATGGCAACTCACAACGATTTCGGTAAAATAGCAGAAGATCTTGCAGCTGAATATCTGCAGAAGAACGGCTACAAAGTGATTACCAGGAATTTTCGGTTTCAAAAAGCTGAAATTGATATCATTGCTGAAAAAGAGGACCTGATTATTATTGTAGAAGTAAAGGCCCGTTCTACTGATGCTTTTATGCTGCCTCAGGAAGCAGTCACAAAGTCTAAAATTAAGTCTATTGTAACAGCGGCTAACCATTATCTTGAAGAATTTAACAGGAGTAATGAAGTGAGATTTGATATTATTTCCGTGCTTCCTGATAAAAAAAAGAAACTGACCATTGAACATATAACTGATGCTTTTGAAGCATTTGATGCCAACTGA
- a CDS encoding LD-carboxypeptidase, which produces MKKIIFPKALKKGAKIAVISPAGAVDATQLEKGIEMIKSRGFEPVLGEHLYAKFSNGYNYGGTEQERIKDINWALNDQDISAIWASRGGYGCQHLIQHLNLKSFTENPKWYIGYSDNTVIQSYLLKKGFASIHGQTIKTSSFGVTDKAYDLIFDILKGKSPKYALKSNQFNKAGNIEGELVGGNLALIYALLGTKYSFDFKDKILFIEDIGENFYALDRMIMSLELAGVFTKIKGLIIGGMTNMGDEKENKSYEESFDEFAYKLISERISKYKFPVVFGFPNGHIKDNRPLIIGGNVKLQVKDKVKIEF; this is translated from the coding sequence ATGAAAAAGATAATCTTTCCAAAAGCCCTTAAAAAAGGAGCCAAAATAGCGGTTATTTCCCCTGCCGGAGCTGTAGATGCTACCCAACTTGAAAAAGGAATAGAAATGATTAAAAGCAGAGGTTTTGAGCCTGTTTTAGGTGAGCATCTGTATGCAAAGTTTTCAAATGGGTATAATTATGGAGGAACAGAGCAGGAAAGAATAAAAGATATCAACTGGGCTTTAAACGATCAGGATATTTCTGCAATCTGGGCTTCCAGAGGAGGCTACGGATGCCAGCATCTCATTCAGCATTTGAATCTGAAAAGTTTTACAGAAAATCCAAAATGGTACATAGGATATTCTGATAATACTGTTATACAAAGCTATTTATTGAAAAAAGGTTTCGCATCTATTCACGGACAGACCATCAAAACATCCAGCTTTGGAGTGACAGATAAAGCTTATGATCTGATCTTTGATATTTTAAAAGGAAAAAGTCCTAAATACGCTTTAAAATCAAATCAATTTAATAAAGCAGGGAATATTGAAGGAGAGCTGGTTGGAGGTAATTTAGCCTTAATCTATGCTCTTTTAGGAACGAAATATTCTTTTGACTTTAAGGACAAAATTTTATTCATTGAAGATATAGGAGAGAATTTCTATGCCTTGGATCGAATGATCATGAGCCTGGAATTAGCCGGAGTTTTCACTAAAATAAAAGGATTAATTATTGGTGGAATGACCAATATGGGTGATGAAAAAGAAAATAAAAGCTATGAAGAAAGCTTCGATGAATTTGCCTATAAACTGATCTCAGAGAGAATTTCAAAATATAAATTTCCTGTTGTTTTCGGATTTCCAAACGGACATATTAAAGATAACAGACCTCTGATTATTGGTGGAAATGTGAAATTACAGGTTAAGGATAAAGTTAAGATTGAGTTTTAA
- a CDS encoding LysE family translocator, with protein sequence MFELVLSAVVLGFMLSLVFIGPIFFLLIETSFSRGPRHALALDLGVITADILCIVAAYYASADIVTLIDKHPGFYRITSILIFVYGIVMIVTKTKMHMSGEERIIGQNYFKTFFNGFFFNLLNVGVILFWLVTVISVRNQYPDTSSFILYVSIVIGTYLCIDLAKIFLAKQFHDKLTQKLANKIRRIVGGILIVFSFFIFLQSFKKFNQFDRRLEEAEKKEIKYQKTQ encoded by the coding sequence ATGTTTGAACTTGTACTTTCTGCCGTTGTCTTAGGATTTATGCTAAGCCTGGTTTTTATAGGACCTATTTTTTTCCTGTTAATTGAAACCAGTTTTTCCAGAGGACCAAGACACGCTCTGGCACTGGACCTCGGAGTTATTACGGCAGATATATTATGCATTGTTGCTGCTTATTATGCAAGTGCAGATATTGTTACTTTAATAGATAAACATCCCGGATTTTACAGGATCACATCTATACTTATATTTGTGTACGGAATCGTCATGATAGTCACCAAGACCAAAATGCATATGTCCGGTGAAGAAAGAATCATTGGCCAGAACTATTTTAAAACGTTTTTCAATGGTTTTTTCTTCAATCTCTTGAACGTTGGTGTTATCCTTTTCTGGCTTGTTACGGTGATTTCCGTAAGAAACCAATATCCTGATACCAGCAGTTTTATTCTTTATGTAAGCATAGTCATTGGCACTTATCTGTGTATTGACCTGGCCAAAATATTTTTAGCAAAACAATTTCACGATAAACTTACCCAGAAACTCGCCAACAAAATCAGAAGGATTGTAGGTGGGATTCTTATTGTTTTCAGTTTCTTTATATTTCTGCAGAGCTTTAAGAAATTCAATCAGTTCGACAGACGTTTAGAAGAAGCTGAAAAAAAAGAAATCAAGTATCAAAAAACACAATGA
- the rnr gene encoding ribonuclease R — protein sequence MPRKGKYISHKNEQKLIEIGRLILRFMNTNSSKIYNYKQIADGIDYKNPRQRELAIQALHKLQGSEKIKEVEKGKYIVNLKIAGTLTGIIDFNQSGNAYVDVEGVDDDIFIHSKNVKDALQGDKVLIITYHFKGKKLEGSVLEVLERARTEFVGTFQLVAHKDFGFVVCDKKTINTDIFISRANFGGAENGDKVVVKMTEWRPGDKNPQGEIIQVLGAPGEHETEIHSILAEYGLPYEFPEEVERDADKIDRRITDEEAAKRWDMRDICTFTIDPKDAKDFDDALSIRKLENGNWEIGVHIADVSHYVVPGTILDDEAYKRATSVYLVDRVVPMLPEVLSNDVCSLRPNEDKYTFSAVFQLNDKAEIQKQWFGRTVIHSDRRFTYEEAQERIETGQGDLAEEVNTLDKLAKIMRDERVRNGAITFDRSEVRFNLDENNSPIGVYFKVSKDSNHLIEEFMLLANKKVSEFVSLNSKGNVSNNTFIYRVHDDPNPTKLEALRDFVSTFGYKMNLDNTKKVAESLNKLLADVKGKGEENMIETLAMRSMSKAVYSTEPIGHYGLGFEYYSHFTSPIRRYPDLLAHRLLQHYLDGGKSPSKQELEDKAKHCSAMERLAADAERDSIKFMQVKFMEKHLGETFTGVISGVAEFGFWVEIPENGAEGLIKLRDLVDDSYSYDAKTHAVYGHKTGKKYQLGNEVQIKVVKANLIQKQLDFKIVD from the coding sequence ATGCCAAGAAAAGGTAAATATATAAGCCATAAAAACGAACAGAAACTCATAGAGATCGGAAGACTGATCCTGCGTTTCATGAATACGAATTCGTCCAAGATCTATAATTATAAACAGATTGCAGACGGAATAGATTATAAAAATCCCCGCCAGAGAGAACTGGCCATCCAGGCCCTTCATAAACTTCAGGGTTCTGAGAAAATAAAAGAGGTGGAAAAAGGAAAATACATCGTTAATCTTAAGATTGCAGGAACTTTGACCGGAATCATCGATTTCAACCAGTCTGGAAATGCTTATGTTGATGTAGAGGGTGTGGATGATGATATCTTTATTCATTCCAAAAATGTGAAAGATGCCCTTCAAGGAGATAAAGTTCTTATTATAACATATCACTTCAAAGGAAAGAAACTTGAAGGTTCCGTGCTGGAGGTTCTTGAAAGAGCAAGAACTGAATTTGTGGGTACATTTCAGCTTGTGGCTCACAAAGATTTTGGATTTGTAGTGTGTGATAAAAAAACAATCAATACTGATATTTTTATTTCAAGAGCCAATTTCGGAGGCGCTGAAAATGGGGACAAAGTAGTTGTAAAAATGACAGAATGGAGACCGGGAGACAAAAATCCTCAGGGAGAAATTATCCAGGTATTGGGTGCTCCGGGTGAACATGAAACAGAGATTCACTCTATTCTTGCAGAATATGGTCTTCCGTATGAATTTCCAGAGGAAGTAGAGCGTGATGCTGATAAGATCGACAGAAGAATTACAGATGAAGAAGCTGCAAAACGTTGGGATATGCGTGATATCTGTACATTCACCATCGACCCTAAAGATGCAAAAGATTTTGATGATGCACTTTCCATAAGAAAATTAGAAAACGGAAACTGGGAAATCGGGGTGCATATTGCAGATGTATCTCATTACGTAGTTCCGGGAACTATACTGGATGATGAAGCTTACAAAAGAGCCACTTCCGTATACCTTGTAGACCGTGTGGTTCCTATGCTTCCCGAAGTTTTGAGTAATGATGTTTGCTCACTTCGTCCCAATGAAGATAAATATACTTTCTCCGCAGTTTTTCAGCTGAATGATAAAGCAGAAATTCAGAAACAGTGGTTCGGAAGAACGGTCATTCACTCAGATAGAAGATTTACTTACGAAGAAGCTCAGGAACGTATAGAGACGGGTCAGGGAGATCTTGCAGAAGAAGTCAATACCTTAGATAAATTGGCCAAAATTATGCGTGATGAGCGTGTAAGAAATGGTGCCATTACATTCGACAGAAGTGAAGTAAGATTTAATCTGGATGAAAATAATTCGCCGATTGGAGTGTACTTTAAAGTTAGCAAGGATTCCAATCACCTGATTGAAGAATTCATGCTTTTAGCCAATAAAAAAGTATCCGAATTTGTTTCATTGAACAGTAAAGGAAATGTTTCAAACAATACCTTTATTTACAGAGTCCACGATGATCCGAATCCTACAAAGCTGGAAGCATTAAGGGATTTTGTTTCCACTTTCGGCTATAAAATGAACCTTGACAATACTAAGAAGGTTGCCGAATCTCTAAATAAACTTCTTGCTGATGTCAAAGGAAAAGGAGAAGAAAATATGATTGAAACACTGGCTATGAGGAGTATGAGCAAAGCTGTATATTCTACAGAACCTATCGGTCACTATGGTTTAGGTTTCGAATATTACAGCCACTTTACCTCTCCTATCCGTCGTTATCCCGACCTACTTGCCCACCGTCTTTTACAACATTATCTTGATGGAGGTAAATCTCCGAGCAAACAGGAGCTTGAAGACAAAGCAAAGCATTGCAGTGCTATGGAAAGATTGGCTGCTGATGCAGAAAGAGATTCTATCAAGTTTATGCAGGTGAAGTTTATGGAAAAACACCTTGGAGAAACCTTTACAGGAGTAATCTCAGGCGTTGCAGAATTCGGATTCTGGGTAGAAATTCCTGAAAATGGCGCCGAAGGTTTAATCAAATTAAGAGACCTTGTAGATGATTCCTATTCTTATGATGCCAAAACCCATGCGGTATACGGCCATAAAACCGGTAAAAAGTATCAGTTAGGAAATGAAGTTCAGATCAAAGTAGTAAAAGCAAACCTTATTCAGAAACAGTTGGACTTTAAGATTGTTGATTAA